Proteins found in one Panicum hallii strain FIL2 chromosome 4, PHallii_v3.1, whole genome shotgun sequence genomic segment:
- the LOC112890257 gene encoding disease resistance protein RPM1-like — MASAGQSNNSGYIVERSQFLASTSRSISGDLVGIEQNKETLLNWLRNDGMALSTIVLHGMGGLGKTALAANVYKEEREYYDCHAWISVSQTNSPVVLLRKLLVEFFHQEENLPSKIATMDMIGIQEALGEFLKEKKYLIVLDDVWTPEALNYLSGALVQNLKGSRVVITTRIANVAMLASEGRVLTIDCLSEIKSWELFCKKAFQRETNHDCPADLKAVSEKIVTKCKGLPLAIVSVGSLLSVREKNLAEWKRINNKLSWEMTNNPGLDDRTTLFIGRFL, encoded by the exons ATGGCAAGCGCTGGGCAATCCAATAACTCTGGCTATATTGTTGAGAGATCTCAATTTTTAGCGAGTACTTCTCGTTCTATCAGTGGAGATCTTGTGGGCATTGAGCAAAACAAAGAAACATTATTGAATTGGCTAAGAAATGATGGGATGGCGTTGTCAACAATAGTACTGCATGGCATGGGAGGGCTTGGCAAGACTGCTTTAGCTGCAAATGTGTATAAAGAGGAGCGAGAATATTATGACTGTCATGCATGGATCTCTGTCTCTCAAACAAACTCTCCAGTGGTGCTATTAAGGAAACTACTTGTTGAATTTTTTCACCAAGAGGAAAATCTCCCAAGCAAGATTGCAACTATGGACATGATTGGTATTCAGGAGGCATTGGGGGAATTCCTGAAGGAAAAGAAATATTTGATAGTATTGGATGATGTTTGGACACCAGAAGCACTCAATTATCTGTCAGGAGCACTTGTTCAAAATCTTAAGGGAAGCAGAGTAGTTATTACAACACGAATTGCTAATGTAGCTATGCTTGCTTCCGAAGGACGTGTCTTAACAATAGATTGTCTGTCAGAAATCAAGTCGTGGgagcttttctgtaagaaagcTTTCCAGAGGGAGACAAATCATGACTGCCCCGCAGATTTGAAGGCTGTGTCAGAGAAAATAGTAACGAAATGTAAAGGCTTGCCTCTCGCCATTGTGTCTGTGGGAAGTCTCTTGTCTGTGCGTGAGAAGAATCTTGCAGAATGGAAGCGAATTAACAACAAACTCAGTTGGGAGATGACTAATAACCCAGGACTAGATGAT AGGACTACACTCTTCATAGGAAGGTTCTTATAA
- the LOC112889503 gene encoding UDP-glycosyltransferase 90A2-like, with protein MAPTTATAAHHHHAANGTPAAGRDHIVIFPFMAKGHMLPLLHFAAALAAHHRDLRVSLLTTPANRAFAAGRLPPSVRLVELPFPSLPPLPAGVESTDALPCPSLYPTFLRATALLRDAFAGFLASLPSPPLALVSDFFLGFTRRAAADAGVRRVVFHGMSCFSMAICKALIVNSAAASVGPAGAPFHVPGMPEHVAITADEVPDAVAKLADPGDPVTRFLIDDVGFSDVLSWGVLVNSVAALDEDYVAPLESFYQPGARAWLVGPLFLAAGDTSELEKEKDPEGCLAWLDERAAQPGSVIYVSFGTQAHITDAQLDEIAHGLVQSGHRFLWVVRSDTWSPPVDVAPNGRIVRRWVPQRSILAHEAVGGFVSHCGWNSVIESLAAGKPVLAWPMIAEQHLNARHVADVVGAGVRIRTKAGGMAAADVVGRAEVEEKVRQLMDADGEAGKKMRARAAWAQRAAKSAVSDGGASRVALRKLVDELQRTYGDIVSEGKM; from the coding sequence ATGGCCCCGACGACCGCCACCGCAGCGCACCACCACCATGCTGCCAacggcacgccggcggccggccgcgaCCACATCGTCATCTTCCCCTTCATGGCGAAAGGCCACATGCTCCCGCTGCTCCACTTCGCCGCGGCCCTCGCCGCGCACCACAGGGACCTCCGCGTCAGCCTGCTCACCACCCCGGCCAACCGCGcgttcgccgccggccgcctgcccCCGTCGGTGCGCCTCGTCGAGCTCCCGTTCCCGtcgctgccgccgctgccggcggGGGTCGAGTCCACCGACGCGCTCCCGTGCCCGTCCCTGTACCCGACGTTCCTGCGCGCCACGGCGCTCCTGCGGGACGCCTTCGCGGGGTTCCTGGCGTCgctcccgtccccgccgctcgcGCTCGTCTCGGACTTCTTCCTCGGAttcacgcgccgcgccgcggccgACGCCGGAGTCCGCCGCGTCGTGTTCCACGGCATGTCCTGCTTCTCCATGGCCATCTGCAAGGCGCTCATCGTGAACTCGGCGGCGGCCAGCGTCGGACCGGCCGGCGCCCCGTTCCACGTGCCCGGCATGCCGGAACACGTGGCGATCACGGCGGACGAGGTCCCCGACGCGGTGGCCAAGTTGGCCGACCCCGGGGACCCCGTGACCCGGTTCCTCATCGACGACGTCGGCTTCTCGGACGTGCTCAGCTGGGGCGTCCTGGTCAACAGCGTCGCCGCGCTGGACGAGGACTACGTGGCGCCGCTCGAGTCATTCTACCAGCCCGGCGCCCGCGCCTGGCTCGTGGGCCCGCTGTTCCTCGCTGCCGGCGACACGTCGGAGCTCGAGAAGGAAAAAGACCCCGAGGGCTGTCTTGCCTGGCTCGACGAGAGGGCGGCGCAGCCTGGATCGGTGATCTACGTGTCGTTCGGCACGCAGGCCCACATCACCGACGCGCAGCTCGACGAGATAGCACACGGGCTAGTGCAGTCCGGCCACCGCTTCCTCTGGGTTGTCAGGTCCGACACGTGGTCGCCGCCGGTGGACGTGGCGCCCAACGGCCGGATCGTCCGCAGGTGGGTCCCGCAGAGGAGCATCCTGGCGCACGAGGCAGTGGGAGGGTTCGTGAGCCACTGCGGGTGGAACTCGGTGATAGAGAGCCTGGCGGCCGGGAAGCCCGTCCTGGCGTGGCCGATGATCGCCGAGCAGCACCTGAACGCGAGGCACGTCGCGGACGTCGTCGGTGCCGGCGTCAGGATCCGCACGAAGGCCGGCGGCATGGCGGCGGCCGACGTCGTCGGGAGGGCGGAGGTCGAGGAGAAGGTGAGGCAGCTGATGGacgccgacggcgaggccggGAAGAAGATGCGGGCGAGGGCTGCGTGGGCGCAGCGAGCCGCGAAGTCAGCGGTGAGCGACGGAGGAGCGTCACGTGTCGCGCTGCGGAAGCTCGTGGACGAGCTTCAGAGGACCTACGGTGACATCGTCAGTGAGGGGAAAATGTAG
- the LOC112890298 gene encoding uncharacterized protein LOC112890298, with the protein MGQLVNIRTHVPEILDLQDSNYSAWSTFFELMFQKFGIMDHVDGTVDAPARIYDVEWTQIDHCMALHHPNHGSSHHGLQAPHHRLLSGDMRVSEYCGKLKKLADTLNVVGHPISDMELIVNMLRGVNSKFRSSLGIISTTNPPPTFLYARSFLLQEEQYLELTHKMEAATALVAAGSSSTTGGKYKQASSTTSAPATFSPSKSGSDRKKKHKQSDGRNRNNTSTAAPQQPAGHSFPSWGLAYNPWTGVVQAWPMPQWCPRPLVSSALVSALLLRTP; encoded by the exons ATGGGCCAGCTCGTCAACATCCGCACCCATGTGCCAGAGATCTTGGATCTTCAAGACTCCAACTACTCCGCTTGGAGCACCTTCTTCGAGCTGATGTTCCAGAAGTTCGGCATCATGGACCACGTCGACGGCACCGTCGACGCCCCCGCGCGCATCTACGACGTCGAGTGGACTCAGATCGACCACTGCATGGCTCTACACCACCCTAACCACGGATCTTCGCACCATGGTCTTCAAGCGCCGCACCACCGCCTACTCTCT GGGGACATGAGAGTCTCCGAGTACTGCGGCAAGCTCAAGAAACTCGCCGACACGCTCAACGTCGTCGGCCACCCCATCTCCGACATGGAACTCATCGTCAACATGCTGCGTGGCGTCAACTCCAAATTTCGCTCTTCTCTTGGCATCATTAGTACTACGAACCCTCCACCAACATTCTTGTACGCGCGTTCCTTCCTTCTTCAGGAAGAACAGTACCTGGAACTTACTCACAAGATGGAGGCCGCCACTGCTCTTGTCGCTGCCGGTTCTTCATCGACCACCGGTGGCAAGTACAAGCAGGCATCATCAACAACCTCTGCACCGGCCACGTTCTCCCCATCCAAGTCCGGCTCCGACCGCAAAAAGAAGCACAAGCAGTCGGATGGCCGGAACCGCAACAACACTAGCACAGCCGCACCCCAGCAGCCGGCCGGCCATTCCTTCCCGTCGTGGGGGCTGGCGTACAATCCCTGGACGGGCGTTGTCCAAGCTTGGCCCATGCCACAATGGTGCCCCCGCCCATTGGTGTCATCGGCACTCGTCTCGGCGCTCCTGCTCCGCACGCCATGA
- the LOC112890255 gene encoding glucan endo-1,3-beta-glucosidase 8-like — protein sequence MAPLLRQLAALLLAASAAAAGGDTVEVGVNWGSQLSHPLLPDSVVKMLKANGIARVKMFDADPWPVGALVDSGIEVMLGIPNDMLETMNSYGNAEDWVKENVTAYGDKLKLKYVAVGNEPFLKAYNGSFMKTTFPALKNVQKALDEAGVGNKVKAVVPLNADVYVSPDDKPSSGAFRPDINDLMTDMVKFLHDHGAPFVVNIYPFLSLYQSDDFPFEFAFFDGGRNIQDKGGVSYSNVFDANYDTLVNALKKAGVPNLKVIVGEAGWPTDGNKNANLKLARRFYDGLLKKLSKNDGTPVRPGKMEVYLFGLFDEDMKSIAPGNFERHWGIFTYDGKPKFPMDLTGQGHDKLLSPVPDVQYLPHQWCVFDDGAKDKAKLPGNIQYACASGDCTALGYGCSCNGLDEKSNISYAFNMYFQMQDQDVRACDFDGLAKITEKNASARGCLFPIQVLSAGARAAPGIGWAAAIMALAVMMFV from the exons ATGGCTCCGCTCCTGCGGCAGCTGGCCGCGCTGCTGCTCGCGGCgtccgcagccgcggccggcggcgacacCGTGGAGGTCGGCGTCAACTGGGGCTCGCAGCTCTCGCACCCGCTGCTGCCGGATTCGGTGGTGAAGATGCTCAAGGCGAACGGGATCGCTAGGGTCAAGATGTTCGACGCGGACCCCTGGCCCGTCGGCGCGCTCGTCGACTCCGGCATCGAGGTCATGCTCGGCATCCCCAACGACATGCTCGAGACGATGAACAGCTACGGCAACGCGGAGGATTGGGTCAAGGAGAACGTCACCGCCTACGGCGACAAGCTCAAGCTCAA GTATGTGGCAGTGGGAAATGAGCCTTTCCTCAAGGCCTACAACGGATCATTCATGAAGACGACATTTCCGGCGCTGAAGAACGTCCAGAAGGCACTGGACGAGGCCGGCGTCGGCAACAAAGTGAAGGCGGTCGTCCCGCTCAACGCCGACGTCTACGTGTCCCCCGACGACAAGCCTTCCTCCGGCGCGTTCCGGCCGGACATCAACGACCTCATGACCGACATGGTGAAGTTCCTGCACGACCACGGAGCGCCCTTCGTCGTCAACATCTACCCCTTCCTCAGCCTGTACCAGAGCGACGACTTCCCCTTCGAGTTCGCCTTCTTCGACGGCGGCAGGAACATCCAGGACAAGGGCGGCGTCAGCTACTCCAACGTGTTCGACGCCAACTACGACACGCTCGTGAACGCGCTGAAGAAGGCCGGCGTGCCCAACCTCAAGGTCATCGTCGGCGAGGCCGGCTGGCCCACCGACGGCAACAAGAACGCCAACCTCAAGCTGGCGCGCCGCTTCTACGACGGCCTCCTGAAGAAGCTGTCAAAGAACGACGGCACCCCGGTGCGGCCGGGCAAGATGGAGGTCTACCTGTTCGGCCTCTTCGACGAGGACATGAAGAGCATCGCGCCGGGCAACTTCGAGCGGCACTGGGGCATCTTCACCTACGACGGCAAGCCCAAGTTCCCGATGGACCTGACGGGGCAGGGCCACGACAAGCTCCTCTCCCCGGTGCCGGACGTGCAGTACCTCCCGCACCAGTGGTGCGTGTTCGACGACGGCGCCAAGGACAAGGCGAAGCTGCCGGGCAACATCCAGTACGCGTGCGCCAGCGGCGACTGCACGGCGCTCGGCTACGGCTGCTCCTGCAACGGGCTGGACGAGAAGAGCAACATCTCCTACGCCTTCAACATGTACTTCCAGATGCAGGACCAGGACGTGCGCGCCTGCGACTTCGACGGGCTCGCCAAGATCACCGAAAAGAACGCCTCGGCGCGCGGATGCCTGTTCCCGATCCAGGTCCTCAGCGCCGGCGCCCGGGCGGCGCCGGGGATCGGGTGGGCGGCGGCGATCATGGCCTTGGCCGTGATGATGTTCGTGTAG
- the LOC112890299 gene encoding syntaxin-124-like: protein MNDLFSSNSFKKYADASPAPSAGDMETGGESVVNLDKFFEEVEAVKEDMKGLEGMFKRLQSTNEETKTAHDARTVKSLRARMDKDVEQVLRRAKAVKGKLEELDRSNATSRKVPGCGPGSSTDRTRTSVVAGLGKKLKDLMDDFQGLRARMAAEYKETVARRYYTVTGEKPEDSTIEALISSGESESFLQKAIQEQGRGQVMDTISEIQERHEAVKDIERSLMDLHQVFLDMAALVEAQGHQLNDIESHVAHASSFVRRGTVELETAREYQKSSRKWMCIAVLAGILLVAVLILPVLVNLRILTLPTKR, encoded by the exons ATGAACGACCTCTTCTCGTCGAACTCGTTCAAGAAGTATGCGGACGCGAGCCCGGCGCCGTCGGCGGGCGACATGGAGACCGGCGGCGAGAGCGTGGTGAACCTGGACAAGTTCTTCGAGGAAGTGGAGGCCGTGAAGGAGGACATGAAAGGGCTGGAGGGCATGTTCAAGCGCCTCCAGTCCACCAACGAGGAGACCAAGACGGCGCACGACGCCCGCACCGTCAAGTCCCTCCGCGCCCGCATGGACAAGGACGTCGAGCAGGTGCTCCGCCGCGCCAAGGCCGTCAAGGGCAAGCTCGAGGAGCTCGACCGCTCCAACGCCACCTCGCGCAAGGTGCCCGGCTGCGGCCCGGGCTCCTCCACTGACCGCACCCGCACGTCCGTCGTCGCCGGCCTCGGCAAGAAGCTCAAGGACCTCATGGACGACTTCCAG GGGCTGAGGGCGAGGATGGCGGCGGAGTACAAGGAGACGGTAGCGCGGCGGTACTACACGGTGACGGGGGAGAAGCCGGAGGACAGCACGATCGAGGCGCTCATCTCGTCGGGGGAGAGCGAGTCCTTCCTGCAGAAGGCCATCCAGGAGCAAGGGCGCGGGCAGGTGATGGACACCATCTCGGAGATCCAGGAGCGGCACGAGGCCGTGAAGGACATCGAGCGCAGCCTCATGGACCTGCACCAGGTGTTCCTCGACATGGCCGCCCTCGTCGAGGCGCAGGGCCACCAGCTCAACGACATCGAGAGCCACGTCGCGCACGCCAGCTCCTTCGTGCGCCGGGGCACCGTCGAGCTGGAGACCGCGCGCGAGTACCAGAAGAGCAGCCGCAAGTGGATGTGCATCGCTGTCCTCGCCGGCATCCTGCTCGTCGCCGTCCTCATCCTGCCCGTGCTCGTCAACCTGCGCATCTTGACGCTCCCCACCAAACGATGA
- the LOC112888382 gene encoding dehydrogenase/reductase SDR family member 12 yields the protein MFIQKAWRTASFGLYGFTQFTKSGFLEHAKKFREEDMQIRLDGKNCLVTGANSGIGFATAEGLASHGATVYMLCRSKERGEAALNQIRSKTGNENVHLEICDLSSINEVKSFATKFTSMDKPLHVLVNNAGLLEHKRETTAEGLELNFAVNVAATYTLTELVMPLLEKAAPDARVITVASGGMYTEPLNKDLQFSEGNFDGTLQYARNKRIQVALTEWWAEKYKGVGFYSMHPGWADTPGVAKSLPGFSEKLSGNLRSNDEGADTVVWLALQPKEKLSPGAFYFDRAEAPKHLKFAGTMSSHSQINSIVDSIRSICGLPALG from the exons ATGTTTATCCAGAAG GCATGGAGGACGGCGTCGTTTGGGCTCTACGGCTTCACCCAATTCACCAAATCCGGTTTCCT GGAACATGCCAAGAAATTCAGAGAGGAAGATATGCAGATCCGGTTGGATGGGAAAAACTGCCTGGTGACTGGAGCAAATTCTGGCATAGGTTTTGCTACAGCTGAGGGTTTGGCTTCACA TGGTGCTACTGTCTATATGCTCTGTCGTAGCAAGGAGAGAGGAGAGGCTGCTCTCAatcaaataagatccaaaacTGGCAATGAAAATGTTCATCTGGAG ATATGTGACCTTTCATCTATCAATGAAGTCAAATCATTTGCAACAAAGTTCACTTCAATGGATAAACCGCTCCATGTCCTT GTAAACAATGCTGGCTTACTGGAGCACAAGCGTGAGACTACAGCAGAAGG GTTGGAGCTCAATTTTGCTGTCAATGTGGCAGCAACATACACTTTAACAGAACTAGTGATGCCATTATTGGAGAAAGCAGCACCAGATGCTCGTGTCATCACAGTTGCATCAGGAGGCATGTACACTGAGCCACTGAACAAGGACTTACAG TTCAGCGAAGGAAACTTCGACGGGACACTACAATATGCTCGAAACAAAAGAATTCAG GTCGCACTCACTGAATGGTGGGCTGAGAAATACAAGGGGGTTGGTTTCTACTCCATGCACCCTGGATGGGCTGACACACCTGGAGTTGCCAAGAGCTTGCCGGGATTTTCAGAGAA ATTGTCTGGAAACCTGAGATCGAATGACGAAGGAGCTGATACTGTGGTTTGGTTGGCGTTGCAACCTAAGGAGAAGTTATCGCCAGGAGCTTTCTACTTCGATCGAGCTGAAGCACCGAAACATTTGAAGTTTGCTGGGACCATGTCATCACACTCGCAGATAAACTCCATTGTTGATAGCATTAGGTCCATATGTGGCCTCCCTGCATTGGGGTGA